From Toxorhynchites rutilus septentrionalis strain SRP chromosome 2, ASM2978413v1, whole genome shotgun sequence, a single genomic window includes:
- the LOC129765921 gene encoding uncharacterized protein LOC129765921 — protein MMVSCKFFLSLLILLFTFERGLAIWCYRCTSATPGCGNNFNWRGIGYLGDPCPEDDDICVKIIERKGTIETITRECLSSLQAFRTDIPADKYEGCRASARDEQLAHYVNNSVKELDVRRDYFQQTTFCFCFLDHRCNSAPRSVVNSFSTGVILMLSAGVFTIRRLLL, from the exons ATGATGGTTTCATGTAAATTTTTCCTGTCGTTGTTAATTCTTCTGTTCACATTTGAGAGAG GACTCGCAATTTGGTGCTACCGTTGCACATCGGCCACACCCGGCTGTGGAAACAATTTCAACTGGCGCGGAATCGGCTATCTGGGTGATCCCTGTCCCGAGGATGATGATATCTGCGTGAAAATAATCGAGCGGAAGGGCA CGATCGAAACCATTACCCGCGAATGTCTCAGTTCGCTACAGGCTTTCAGGACGGACATACCGGCCGATAAGTACGAGGGATGTCGAGCATCGGCCAGGGATGAACAGTTGGCTCATTATGTGAACAATTCCGTCAAGGAACTGGACGTTCGGAGGGATTATTTCCAGCAAACGACGTTCTGTTTCTGCTTCCTCGATCATCGCTGCAACAGTGCCCCCCGTTCGGTGGTAAATTCGTTCTCAACGGGTGTTATTCTCATGCTGTCGGCAGGAGTTTTCACCATTCGAAGATTGCTGCTGTGA